In the genome of Candoia aspera isolate rCanAsp1 chromosome 1, rCanAsp1.hap2, whole genome shotgun sequence, one region contains:
- the LOC134504841 gene encoding olfactory receptor 5AP2-like, with the protein MGNRTQVTEFILTGLTVNPQVQLILFGTFFAVYAITLVGNVSMIILIRISPQLHTPMYFFLTSLSFLDICYSSSVTPKFLSNLLKEKKIISYGGCFTQLYFYILLATTECYLLAVMAYDRYVAICNPLLYLVTMSQRKCAQLIAISYTAGIINASVHTVAASRLSFCGPNIIKNFYCEGPPLFALSCSDVSLNYLLVFVFVGFNLIATSLTVLTSYTYILVTILRIQSAKSRRKAFSTCASHLMVITIFYGCLSFMYARPSSRQNYHLDQMASVFYVVVTPMLNPLIYSMRNQEVRGAFRNVLARTFRVQHT; encoded by the coding sequence ATGGGAAACAGGACACAGGTGACAGAATTCATACTCACTGGGTTGACTGTTAACCCACAAGTGCAGCTGATCCTCTTTgggacattttttgctgtttatgcCATCACCCTGGTGGGAAACGTAAGCATGATTATCTTAATCAGGATCAGTCCGCAACTCCACAcaccaatgtacttcttcctcacCAGCTTATCTTTTTTGGACATTTGTTACTCATCATCTGTCACCCCAAAGTTCCTTTCCAatcttttgaaagagaagaagattatTTCCTATGGGGGTTGTTTTACTCAGCTTTACTTTTATATTCTCCTTGCCACCACAGAGTGCTACCTCCTAGCTGtgatggcctatgaccgctacGTGGCAATCTGCAATCCTCTACTCTACTTGGTCACCATGTCCCAGAGAAAGTGTGCTCAGCTGATAGCAATTTCCTACACTGCTGGGATCATTAATGCTTCGGTGCACACAGTGGCTGCATCTAGACTGTCCTTCTGTGGCCCAAACatcattaagaatttttattgtgAGGGTCCTcccctttttgctctttcctgcTCAGATGTCAGTCTTAATTATCTGCTGGTATTTGTATTTGTTGGCTTCAATTTAATAGCAACAAGCTTGACTGTTCTCACTTCCTACACTTATATCCTGGTCACCATTTTAAGGATCCAGTCTGCCAAGAGCCGTAGGAAAGCCTTCTCCACTTGTGCATCTCACCTCATGGTCATCACCATCTTCTATGGATGTCTCAGCTTTATGTATGCACGGCCAAGCTCTAGGCAGAATTATCACCTAGACCAAATGGCTTCTGTGTTCTATGTAGTGGTGACCCCCATGCTCAATCCATTAATCTACAGCATGAGGAATCAGGAAGTAAGGGGTGCTTTTAGAAATGTCCTAGCAAGAACATTTCGTGTTCAACATACATGA
- the LOC134504921 gene encoding olfactory receptor 5AP2-like produces the protein MGNSTQVTEFILTGLTVNPQVQLILFGTFFAVYAITLVGNVGMIILIRISPQLHTPMYFFLTSLSFLDICYSSSVTPKFLSNLLKGNKVISFAGCFTQFYFYGLFATTECYILAVMAYDRYVAICHPLLYLVTMSQRKCAQLIAISYTAGIINASVHTVAASRLSFCGPNIIKNFYCEGPPLLALSCSDVSLNDLLIFVFVGFSITVTSLSVLTSYTYILVTILRIHSAKSRRKAFSTCTSHLMVITIFYGCSSFMYARPSSRQNYHLEQMASVFYVVVTPMLNPLIYSMRNQEVRGAFRNVLARTFHVQHI, from the coding sequence ATGGGAAACAGCACACAGGTGACAGAATTCATACTCACTGGGTTGACTGTTAACCCACAAGTGCAGCTGATCCTCTTTGGGACTTTTTTTGCTGTTTACGCCATCACTCTGGTGGGGAATGTGGGCATGATTATCTTAATCAGGATCAGTCCGCAACTCCATAcaccaatgtacttcttcctcacCAGCTTATCTTTTTTGGATATCTGCTATTCATCGTCTGTCACCCCAAAGTTCCTATCCAATcttttaaaagggaataaagtTATTTCTTTTGCAGGTTGCTTTACTCAGTTTTACTTTTATGGCCTGTTTGCCACCACAGAGTGTTACATCCTAGCTGtgatggcctatgaccgctacGTGGCAATATGTCACCCTCTACTCTACTTGGTCACCATGTCCCAGAGAAAGTGTGCTCAGCTGATTGCAATTTCCTACACTGCTGGGATCATTAATGCTTCGGTGCACACAGTGGCTGCATCTAGACTGTCCTTCTGTGGCCCAAACatcattaagaatttttattgtgAGGGTCCTccccttttagctctttcctgCTCAGATGTTAGTCTTAATGATCTGCTGATCTTTGTATTTGTTGGTTTCAGTATAACAGTAACAAGCCTGAGTGTTCTCACCTCCTACACTTATATCCTGGTCACCATTTTAAGGATCCACTCTGCCAAGAGCCGCAGGAAAGCCTTCTCCACTTGTACATCTCACCTCATGGTCATCACCATTTTCTATGGATGTAGTAGTTTTATGTATGCACGGCCAAGCTCTAGGCAGAATTATCACCTAGAGCAAATGGCTTCTGTGTTCTATGTAGTGGTGACCCCCATGCTCAATCCATTAATCTACAGCATGAGGAACCAGGAGGTAAGGGGTGCTTTCAGAAATGTCCTAGCAAGAACATTTCATGTTCAACATATATGA
- the LOC134504998 gene encoding olfactory receptor 5AP2-like — MGNSTQVTEFILTGLSLDPQVQLILFGTFFAVYAITMVGNVGMIILIRISPQLHTPMYFFLTSLSFLDICYSSSVTPKFLSNLLKEKKIISYGGCFTQLYFYALFATTECYLLAVMAYDRYVAICHPLLYLVIMSQRKCAQLIAISYIAGIINASVHTVAASRLSFCGPNIIKNFYCEGPPLLALSCSDVSLNYLLVFVFVGFNITATSLTVLTSYTYILVTILRIHSAKSRRKAFSTCTSHLMVITIFYGCLSFMYARPSSRQNYHLDQMASVFYVVVTPMLNPLIYSMRNQEVRGAFRNVLARTFHVQQNDYAF, encoded by the coding sequence ATGGGAAACAGCACACAGGTGACAGAATTCATACTCACTGGGTTGTCCCTTGACCCACAAGTGCAGCTGATCCTCTTTgggacattttttgctgtttatgcCATCACCATGGTGGGGAATGTGGGCATGATTATCTTAATCAGGATCAGTCCGCAACTCCACAcaccaatgtacttcttcctcacCAGCTTATCTTTTTTGGATATTTGTTACTCATCATCTGTCACCCCAAAGTTCCTTTCCAatcttttgaaagagaagaagattatTTCCTATGGGGGTTGTTTTACTCAGCTTTACTTTTATGCTCTCTTTGCCACCACAGAGTGCTACCTCCTAGCTGtgatggcctatgaccgctacGTGGCAATATGTCACCCTCTACTCTACTTGGTCATCATGTCCCAGAGAAAGTGTGCTCAGCTGATAGCAATTTCCTACATTGCTGGGATCATTAATGCTTCGGTGCACACAGTGGCTGCATCTAGACTGTCCTTCTGTGGCCCAAACatcattaagaatttttattgtgAGGGTCCTccccttttagctctttcctgCTCAGATGTCAGTCTTAATTATCTGCTGGTATTTGTATTTGTTGGTTTCAATATAACAGCAACAAGCCTGACTGTTCTCACTTCCTACACTTATATCCTGGTCACCATTTTAAGGATCCACTCGGCCAAGAGCCGCAGGAAAGCCTTCTCCACTTGTACATCTCACCTCATGGTCATCACCATTTTCTATGGATGTCTCAGCTTTATGTACGCACGGCCAAGCTCTAGGCAGAATTATCACCTAGACCAAATGGCTTCTGTGTTCTATGTAGTGGTGACCCCCATGCTCAATCCATTAATCTACAGCATGAGGAACCAGGAGGTAAGGGGTGCTTTCAGAAATGTCCTAGCAAGAACATTTCATGTTCAACAAAATGATTATGCTTTTTAG
- the LOC134487335 gene encoding olfactory receptor 5AP2-like, which produces MAQWNQTTVSEFILVGFSDNPLVRTSLFVVFLAIYIITLLGNLGMIALIRLDSHLQTPMYFFLSNLSFSDLCYSTVIVPQTLVNFLLEKKSISFIGCAVQFYFYAVFASVECLLLAAMAYDRYVAICNPLLYPAVMSKKVCRFLVLASYLVGCANGMVHTNTSFRLPFCSSNVINHFFCDVPLILKLACSNTQLNQILLFVISSLIGLCSFFIILISYIYIITAIQRIHSTGGRKKTFSTCASHLMAVTLFYTTILFIYLKPSSSNTEAQDQVAAVFYTVVIPMVNPLIYSLRNKEVKEALRRIIHKYLW; this is translated from the exons ATGGCCCAGTGGAATCAAACCACTGTGTCAGAATTCATCCTTGTAGGATTCTCAGATAATCCACTGGTCCGTACCTCTCTTTTTGTGGTATTTCTAGCCATCTACATAATCACTCTTCTGGGAAATCTTGGGATGATCGCACTGATTCGTCTTGACTCCCATCTCCAAACACCCATGTACTTTTTCCTTAGCAATCTGTCCTTCTCAGATCTCTGCTACTCTACTGTCATTGTCCCCCAAACACTGGTGAATTTCTTGCTTGAAAAGAAATCCATTTCATTCATTGGCTGTGCTGTCCAGTTTTACTTCTACGCTGTGTTTGCCAGTGTAGAATGTCTCCTACTAGCTGCCATGGCCTATGACCGTTATGTGGCCATCTGTAACCCATTATTGTATCCTGCTGTCATGTCCAAGAAGGTTTGCAGGTTCCTGGTGCTGGCTTCATACCTTGTGGGTTGTGCCAATGGCATGGTCCACACCAACACTAGCTTTCGCCTTCCCTTTTGCAGCTCCAATGTCATTAATCATTTTTTTTGTGATGTACCCTTAATTCTGAAGCTTGCCTGCTCTAACACTCAGCTCAACCAGATTCTGCTTTTTGTGATCTCTTCACTGATAGGACTCTGTTCATTCTTCATCATTCTTATCTCTTATATCTACATTATCACTGCTATCCAAAGAATCCACTCAACCGGGGGAAGGAAGAAGACCTTCTCTACCTGTGCTTCCCATTTGATGGCTGTCACCTTGTTCTACACCACAATTCTTTTCATCTACCTGAAGCCTTCCTCAAGCAACACTGAAGCACAAGACCAAGTTGCTGCTGTCTTTTATACAGTGGTGATTCCTATGGTAAACCCTCTAATTTATAGCCTAAGGAATAAGGAGGTGAAGGAAGCCCTGAGAAGGATA atccacaaatacctgtgg